CAGCGGCAAGGGCCCGAAGTTCAAGTTCGTGCCGAACAAGAAGTTCAAGGGCAAGAAGGCGCTCTACGTGACCGTCCGCGACGGCTACGGCGGCAGCGCCAAGGTGAAGGTCATCATCACCGTCAAGAAGTGACCGCACCGCAGGTGTGAAGGAGGGGCGAGGGCCGCGAGGCTCTCGCCCCTTCGTCGTTCCCGGCCCGCGTACGGGCTACTTCAGGAACTTCGACGTCGTGCGGTCCTTGAGCAGCGTGCCGCCGGTCTGGCAGGTCGGGCAGTACTGCAGCGAGGAGTCGGCGAACACCACCTCGGCCACGGTGTCGCCGCAGACCTCGCACGTCTGGCCCGCGCGGCCGTGCACGCGCATCCGCTCGCGCTTGGCGTCCTTGAGGTCGGCGGCGGGCTTGCCGTCGGCCGCGGCGACCGCCTCGGTGAGCACCGAGGTCACGGCGGCCTCCAGCCGCACCACCTCGTCCTCGTCCAGCTTCTCCGCGATCGCGAACGGCGACAGCCTCGCGGCGTGCAGGATCTCGTCGCTGTAGGCGTTGCCGATCCCGGCCACGACGGTCTGGTCGCGCAGCAGGCGCTTGACCTGCATCCGTCGCTGCAGCAGCGGCCGCAGGTCGAATCCCGGCGCGAGCGGGTCGGGGCCGAGCCGGACGATCCCCGCGACCTCCTGCGGATCGCGCACGGCGTAGACGGCCAGGCCCTTGCGGGTGCCCGCCTCGGTGAGGTCGAAGCCCTCGTGCGGGCCGTCGCCGCGGTCCACGCGGAAGCGCAGGGCGAGCGGGCCGCCCATCTTGACGCGGCTGTCCCCGAAGTGGTCCGACCACCGCAGCCAGCCGGCCTTGGCCAGGTGGATCACCAGGTGCAGGCCGTCCACGTCGATGTCGATGAACTTGCCGTGCCGGGTGACGCCGGTGACGGTCAGTCCGGCGAACGCCGAGACGGGCGGGTCGTAGGTCTTGAGCACGGCGAACGACGCGGGCTCGATCTCGGCCAC
This genomic interval from Aeromicrobium choanae contains the following:
- a CDS encoding Fpg/Nei family DNA glycosylase, whose product is MPEMPEVEALVHWLGDKLDGAVVAEIEPASFAVLKTYDPPVSAFAGLTVTGVTRHGKFIDIDVDGLHLVIHLAKAGWLRWSDHFGDSRVKMGGPLALRFRVDRGDGPHEGFDLTEAGTRKGLAVYAVRDPQEVAGIVRLGPDPLAPGFDLRPLLQRRMQVKRLLRDQTVVAGIGNAYSDEILHAARLSPFAIAEKLDEDEVVRLEAAVTSVLTEAVAAADGKPAADLKDAKRERMRVHGRAGQTCEVCGDTVAEVVFADSSLQYCPTCQTGGTLLKDRTTSKFLK